A genomic window from Candidatus Kouleothrix ribensis includes:
- a CDS encoding ArsA family ATPase, with the protein MRLILYLGKGGVGKTTTAAATAARAAELGHRTLVVSTDVAHSLADALDHPLGALPTQLTDRLWGQEINVLDEVRQHWGELRTYLAGLLRRKGVDDVASEELAIIPGMEEVVSLLHIRRQAKEGNFDAVVVDAAPTGETIRLLTMPETFQWYAARVMDWDPGTLSVAKPLVRALIPATNAFESLNRLTKGVEALRQTLTDPEVSSYRLVVNAERMVIKEAQRAATYLSLFGYPVDGVALNRLLPRHAAEGEFMRRLSEMQAGYRQEIHDIFAPLPIWEAQHYPRDIKGIDDLALVGRELFGPDDPTRVFFKGAMQEIVKEGEEYVMRLPLPHVEIGKVSMTKRGDELFIAIGNFKRDMILPLTLAERPAKRAVFKNGVLEVRFGTPELPQPAPAPAG; encoded by the coding sequence ATGCGACTGATCTTATACCTTGGCAAAGGTGGCGTTGGTAAGACCACCACGGCGGCGGCCACGGCGGCGCGCGCCGCCGAGCTAGGCCACCGCACGCTGGTGGTGAGCACCGACGTGGCCCACAGCCTGGCCGACGCGCTCGACCACCCGCTCGGTGCGCTGCCAACCCAGCTGACCGACCGGCTGTGGGGCCAGGAGATCAACGTGCTCGACGAGGTGCGCCAGCATTGGGGCGAGCTGCGCACCTACCTGGCCGGCCTGCTGCGCCGCAAGGGCGTCGATGATGTGGCCTCGGAAGAGCTGGCGATCATCCCCGGCATGGAAGAGGTCGTGAGTCTGCTGCATATTCGCCGCCAGGCTAAAGAGGGCAACTTCGACGCGGTGGTGGTCGACGCGGCGCCGACTGGCGAGACCATCCGCCTGCTGACGATGCCCGAGACCTTCCAGTGGTACGCCGCGCGCGTGATGGACTGGGACCCCGGCACGCTGAGCGTGGCCAAGCCGCTGGTGCGCGCGCTCATCCCCGCCACCAACGCCTTCGAGTCGCTCAACCGGCTGACCAAGGGTGTCGAGGCGCTGCGCCAGACGCTGACCGACCCCGAGGTCAGCTCGTACCGGCTGGTGGTGAACGCCGAGCGCATGGTGATCAAAGAGGCCCAGCGCGCCGCGACCTACCTCTCGCTGTTTGGCTACCCGGTCGATGGCGTGGCGCTCAACCGGCTGCTGCCCCGCCACGCCGCCGAGGGCGAATTCATGCGCAGGTTGTCCGAGATGCAGGCCGGCTACCGCCAGGAGATCCACGACATCTTCGCGCCGCTGCCGATCTGGGAGGCCCAGCACTACCCGCGCGATATCAAAGGCATCGACGACCTGGCGCTGGTCGGGCGCGAGCTGTTTGGCCCCGACGACCCGACCCGCGTGTTTTTCAAAGGCGCGATGCAGGAGATCGTCAAGGAGGGCGAGGAGTACGTAATGCGCCTGCCGCTGCCGCACGTCGAGATCGGCAAGGTCTCGATGACCAAGCGTGGCGATGAGCTGTTCATCGCGATCGGCAACTTCAAGCGCGATATGATCTTGCCGCTGACACTGGCCGAGCGGCCGGCCAAGCGCGCCGTGTTCAAGAATGGCGTGCTCGAGGTGCGCTTCGGCACGCCCGAGCTGCCGCAGCCCGCGCCTGCGCCGGCCGGCTAG
- a CDS encoding metal-sulfur cluster assembly factor, protein MITDELVRTALKNVYDPEIGIDIVNLGLIYNVDVQDQGKKVQIDMTLTTPACPAGPQIIDQARREVGALREVFKELEDVSINLVWTPFWNPSMMSEDAREELGFF, encoded by the coding sequence ATGATAACTGATGAGCTGGTGCGCACCGCGCTGAAGAACGTCTACGACCCCGAGATCGGGATCGATATTGTAAACCTGGGGCTGATATACAATGTCGATGTGCAGGATCAGGGTAAGAAGGTGCAGATCGACATGACCCTGACCACGCCGGCATGCCCGGCCGGCCCGCAGATCATCGACCAGGCCCGCCGCGAGGTTGGCGCGCTCAGAGAGGTGTTCAAGGAGCTTGAGGACGTGAGCATCAACCTGGTGTGGACGCCATTCTGGAACCCGAGCATGATGAGCGAAGACGCGCGCGAAGAGCTAGGGTTTTTCTAG
- a CDS encoding SUMF1/EgtB/PvdO family nonheme iron enzyme — protein sequence MDWSDGKPMSRKEEFYILAGLLLALLSCIAGFLALPQIQQQLGGWLDNPLFLPLVGLAGLVLILLFILLRDWIVAGLGALINAIPWSRRRGERDYLLAIDQTLGKTPALIASSEGVSYSDLLLLEAFSPLTLHPDSGEAGQKTTLRITDAEAIGSSKLIRSPNRRSPGAQIAYWALWVLAQLLLFALAAALPAWLLWSPTQGWRLDWWRIALGVLALAVWLFAARWLHDRLVADDDRLDDLLQWWRQRQECIAKPGEPGYEVWEHKQLLIRGHPGSGKTTLTRHMAVVCARQRLGIERRVQQRRATSVRALYGWPGCPFPIYIPLRALDLSRQTTDLFGAYVQKLPAIFRAKQAVCDASFFARRLARGGCLVLLDAFDELRDAETRASIAELVLRLPAGPARNPNRFVVTSRIVGYERQLDGTGYVQRRVDDLDDAQAERFIHARYGAIAASEQRTLGPAKNLAWDPQQQATHLLRYLPNNPGLRRLSRNPLLLSLTVSLHHDHHGKGLKLPEERYRLYEEAIRLMVRDWERRKDADAKLEPTDDQSDLNLDERLRLLRELAWMMFEHSAGSTDELAYAVVRRSVARTKLAEVLVVMPGFAPEKTGAARNVHAASEAERWLQNLGQRGGVLQELGNVPGSTDVQIQFAHLTFQEYLAARAAATEDQARRLERILEQWDRPAWREVLLLFAASHDATPVMRHVLARVGNTSTLLAGAVLLERPINLSEDLQTRTLERLRELAFVDGGASEAEALEALQLLEERGSLPDQAELQRAFTAAPYGPVRARALELAVGKRLILPEENRPRLPRPIVAAHLRGRRGPLPARTAIQGPRPVDAHDPPPAALVPALLAAIATDPHHLPRLAAGYLLSAADPRFADKGWIPELVAVPAGDFLMGSVDTDSSARPNEKPQHTLNLPRYWIGKYPVTVAQWRRFVEDDGYRNQDYWTEAGWRFINNDSSSARPWYARLRPARQPSTSNTRNLWQGPVSGDDNLPVVDVSWFEAVAYCRWLSARTKRDFRLPTEAEWEKAARGTDGRIWPWGNEWEAGRCNSSELGLGRRSPVGSFPAGASPYGVLDLAGNVWEWCATKWGKVYPYQIEDEWQAAYLAANDSQVIRGGAYYTERKNVRAPYRIHDGPRYRFIDIGLRVASHSRPDSGS from the coding sequence ATGGATTGGAGCGACGGCAAGCCGATGAGCCGCAAAGAAGAATTCTACATCCTGGCTGGCCTGCTGCTGGCCTTGCTGAGCTGTATCGCCGGCTTTCTGGCGCTACCGCAGATCCAGCAGCAGCTTGGCGGCTGGCTAGACAACCCGCTGTTCCTGCCGCTGGTTGGGCTGGCCGGCCTTGTGCTGATTTTGCTGTTCATCCTGCTGCGCGACTGGATTGTTGCCGGGTTGGGCGCGCTGATCAATGCTATTCCCTGGAGCCGGCGGCGCGGCGAGCGTGATTACTTGCTGGCGATCGATCAGACCCTGGGGAAGACGCCTGCGCTGATCGCCAGCAGCGAAGGTGTCTCCTATAGCGATCTGCTGCTGCTTGAGGCTTTTAGCCCGCTGACACTGCACCCAGATAGTGGCGAGGCTGGGCAAAAAACCACGCTTCGCATCACTGATGCTGAGGCGATTGGTTCGTCCAAATTGATCCGCTCGCCCAATCGCCGATCGCCTGGGGCGCAGATCGCATACTGGGCGTTGTGGGTACTGGCACAGCTACTGTTGTTTGCGCTTGCGGCTGCGCTTCCAGCCTGGCTGCTCTGGTCGCCTACGCAGGGCTGGCGGCTAGACTGGTGGCGTATCGCGCTGGGGGTGCTTGCGCTAGCCGTTTGGCTGTTTGCCGCGCGCTGGCTGCACGACCGCCTGGTTGCCGATGATGACCGGCTGGACGATCTGCTCCAATGGTGGCGCCAGCGGCAGGAATGTATTGCCAAGCCCGGCGAACCAGGCTACGAGGTCTGGGAGCACAAACAGTTGCTGATTCGCGGCCACCCTGGCAGCGGCAAGACTACCCTGACGCGCCATATGGCGGTGGTGTGCGCCCGGCAGCGGCTTGGGATCGAGCGACGCGTCCAGCAGCGCAGAGCGACCAGCGTGCGCGCCCTGTATGGCTGGCCAGGGTGTCCGTTTCCGATCTATATCCCGCTGCGGGCATTGGATCTAAGCCGCCAGACCACCGATCTCTTTGGTGCGTATGTCCAGAAGCTGCCGGCAATCTTTCGCGCGAAGCAGGCTGTCTGCGATGCGTCGTTCTTCGCCAGGCGCCTCGCTCGCGGCGGCTGCCTGGTGTTGCTCGACGCCTTCGACGAGCTGCGCGACGCCGAAACCCGCGCGTCGATCGCCGAGCTGGTGCTGCGGCTGCCAGCCGGCCCTGCGCGCAACCCGAACCGCTTTGTGGTCACCTCGCGGATCGTCGGGTATGAGCGGCAGCTCGATGGCACCGGCTATGTCCAGCGCCGCGTCGACGACCTGGATGATGCGCAGGCTGAGCGTTTTATTCACGCCCGCTATGGCGCAATCGCAGCGAGCGAGCAACGCACGCTTGGGCCAGCGAAAAATCTCGCCTGGGATCCGCAGCAGCAGGCCACGCACCTGCTGCGCTACCTGCCAAACAACCCTGGCTTGCGCCGGCTCAGCCGCAACCCGCTCTTGCTTTCGCTGACTGTGTCGCTGCATCACGACCACCATGGCAAGGGCCTGAAGCTTCCCGAAGAGCGCTACCGCCTCTATGAAGAGGCGATTCGCCTGATGGTGCGCGATTGGGAGCGGCGCAAAGACGCCGATGCCAAGCTTGAGCCAACCGACGACCAGAGCGACCTGAATCTCGATGAGCGGCTGCGGCTGCTGCGCGAGCTTGCCTGGATGATGTTTGAGCATAGCGCCGGCAGCACCGATGAGCTGGCCTACGCGGTTGTGCGGCGCAGCGTTGCCCGAACCAAGCTGGCCGAGGTGCTGGTTGTGATGCCGGGCTTTGCGCCGGAGAAAACCGGGGCAGCGCGGAATGTTCACGCCGCATCGGAGGCCGAACGCTGGCTGCAGAACCTCGGCCAGCGCGGCGGTGTGCTGCAAGAGCTTGGCAATGTGCCGGGCAGCACCGATGTGCAGATCCAGTTTGCGCACCTGACATTTCAGGAGTACCTCGCCGCTCGCGCTGCCGCCACTGAAGACCAGGCCCGCCGGCTCGAACGCATTCTTGAGCAGTGGGATCGGCCGGCCTGGCGCGAGGTGCTGCTGCTGTTTGCTGCCAGCCACGACGCGACCCCGGTGATGCGCCATGTGCTGGCGCGGGTGGGCAATACGAGCACGCTCCTGGCCGGCGCGGTGCTGCTCGAGCGACCGATTAACCTGAGCGAGGATCTGCAAACACGCACGCTGGAGCGTTTGCGCGAGCTGGCGTTTGTGGATGGCGGCGCCAGCGAGGCCGAAGCGCTGGAGGCGCTGCAACTGCTTGAGGAGCGTGGCTCGCTGCCCGATCAGGCCGAGCTGCAGCGGGCATTTACGGCCGCGCCATATGGCCCGGTGCGAGCGCGGGCGCTGGAGCTGGCAGTTGGCAAACGGCTGATTCTGCCCGAGGAGAACCGGCCACGTCTGCCCCGCCCGATCGTAGCAGCACATCTTCGCGGCCGGCGTGGGCCGTTGCCCGCACGCACTGCGATCCAGGGGCCACGCCCAGTGGATGCTCACGATCCGCCACCTGCCGCGCTGGTGCCGGCATTGCTTGCTGCAATCGCAACCGATCCGCACCACCTGCCGCGGCTGGCGGCCGGCTACCTGCTGAGTGCCGCCGACCCACGCTTCGCCGACAAGGGCTGGATTCCCGAGCTGGTTGCGGTGCCGGCCGGTGATTTTCTGATGGGCAGCGTGGATACTGATTCCTCAGCTAGGCCGAACGAGAAACCTCAGCATACACTCAATCTACCGCGCTACTGGATCGGCAAATATCCAGTGACGGTAGCGCAGTGGCGGCGGTTTGTAGAAGACGATGGGTATCGCAACCAGGATTATTGGACGGAGGCCGGCTGGCGCTTTATTAATAATGATTCGAGTTCTGCGCGGCCCTGGTATGCTCGCCTGCGGCCAGCCAGGCAACCCAGCACAAGCAACACGCGCAACTTGTGGCAAGGGCCGGTGAGCGGCGACGATAACCTGCCGGTTGTCGATGTGAGCTGGTTTGAGGCGGTGGCCTACTGCCGCTGGCTGAGCGCTCGCACCAAGCGCGACTTCCGGCTGCCAACCGAGGCCGAGTGGGAGAAGGCCGCCCGTGGCACTGACGGGCGCATCTGGCCATGGGGCAATGAGTGGGAAGCCGGGCGCTGTAACAGCAGCGAGCTAGGCCTTGGTCGCCGTTCGCCAGTTGGTAGCTTTCCTGCTGGCGCCAGCCCGTATGGCGTGCTGGATCTGGCCGGCAATGTCTGGGAGTGGTGCGCGACGAAATGGGGCAAAGTGTATCCCTACCAGATCGAGGACGAGTGGCAGGCAGCGTATCTGGCGGCAAACGATAGTCAGGTCATTCGAGGTGGAGCGTACTATACGGAGCGAAAAAACGTGCGCGCGCCGTACCGCATCCACGACGGCCCGCGCTACCGCTTCATCGATATCGGGTTGCGGGTCGCCAGTCATTCTCGGCCTGATTCTGGCTCCTGA
- a CDS encoding GlsB/YeaQ/YmgE family stress response membrane protein, whose protein sequence is MNFIIWLVLGALIGWLASVVMGTDAQQGTLMNIVVGIVGAFLAGIIFSALGIGGSTINNNDFSLNGLMISFIGAVVLLGIVNMIRRGTPR, encoded by the coding sequence ATCAATTTCATTATCTGGCTGGTGCTTGGCGCCCTGATCGGTTGGCTTGCCAGCGTTGTGATGGGTACGGATGCTCAGCAAGGCACGCTCATGAACATCGTGGTTGGGATTGTTGGTGCCTTCCTGGCCGGCATTATCTTCAGCGCGCTCGGCATTGGTGGCAGTACGATCAATAATAACGACTTCAGCCTGAACGGCCTGATGATATCGTTCATCGGCGCAGTGGTGCTGTTGGGTATTGTCAATATGATCAGGCGTGGTACACCCCGCTAG
- a CDS encoding DUF1232 domain-containing protein: MVQGCDLSLFQRLGRWARRLKRDVVALALAARDPRVPWYAKAVAACVAAYALSPIDLIPDFIPILGYLDDVILVPLGIALAIRLIPPAIFQEHREAAAARGANRPASRVGAAIIIIIWITLTAWVVASLAGYGASP, translated from the coding sequence ATGGTGCAAGGGTGCGATTTGAGTCTGTTTCAACGGCTCGGGCGCTGGGCGCGCAGGCTGAAGCGAGACGTCGTCGCGCTCGCCCTCGCCGCCCGCGATCCTCGGGTGCCCTGGTACGCGAAAGCCGTCGCGGCGTGCGTGGCGGCCTACGCCCTCAGCCCGATCGACCTGATACCAGATTTCATTCCCATCCTCGGCTATCTGGATGATGTCATTCTCGTACCGCTGGGCATTGCCCTCGCCATACGGCTCATTCCACCCGCCATCTTTCAGGAACACCGCGAAGCCGCAGCGGCGCGCGGCGCCAATCGACCTGCCAGCCGGGTTGGTGCGGCGATCATTATCATCATTTGGATCACCCTGACGGCATGGGTCGTTGCGTCGCTTGCCGGCTATGGCGCGTCGCCGTAA
- a CDS encoding SUMF1/EgtB/PvdO family nonheme iron enzyme: MNSYVVLYGGRQNGKTSLLFRLEAALRSASATTVCRLDFQLIKGATPERAFAFLAARIAESAPLAPDARGVQDGPTFQSFLNQLLGRADVGRLVLLLDELGALPAATREVLAHALRSLFHVRFGLPALKKLQILFSGGIELYNLVSTEASSLYNICDEVYLADLTQPEATELIAEGLRQLGVPDDDAAALGMAVYARAAGHPYLTQRLGSLLERADHAGQPLNATVLAEAERTLRSGDSLLRRIRDDLLEHALEPAARRLLTDPPRFTRLDDEMTRLELIGLAKPNGERWAPRNLLLADVFSERLGVLPAPPQPAAPHQTAPPGVAPSAAERLPEATAATPKAQAPAAAARPAAREPIATAPTPAPKAQPTQPAARRTRSASLLIPELVYVPAGVFLMGSSATDTLARDNEKPQHQLELPDYWIGTTPVTNAQFGLFVDEHGYSNQAYWIAAGWQWRESEKITRPAYWGDTKWNGAEYPVVGVSWYEAVAYCRWLSMQTGQRFRLPSEAEWEKAARGTDRRIWPWGNEWEAKRANSKEAGLGKTTPVGQYPGGASPYGALDMAGNVWEWCATRWGKPYPYQIEDEWQAAYLTANNNPVIRGGSWYNEQQYVRAPYRFSFLPRHRSFSIGLRVASHSRPDSGS, encoded by the coding sequence GTGAATAGCTATGTCGTACTCTATGGTGGCCGGCAGAACGGTAAGACCAGCCTGTTGTTTCGCCTCGAGGCCGCGCTGCGTAGCGCCAGCGCAACCACGGTTTGCCGGCTCGATTTTCAGCTGATCAAGGGTGCCACCCCCGAGCGCGCGTTTGCCTTCCTGGCGGCCCGAATTGCCGAAAGCGCACCACTCGCGCCGGATGCGCGGGGCGTGCAGGATGGCCCAACCTTCCAGAGTTTTCTGAATCAGCTGCTGGGGCGCGCGGATGTTGGGCGGCTGGTGCTGCTGCTCGACGAGCTAGGCGCGCTGCCGGCCGCCACGCGCGAGGTGCTGGCCCACGCGTTGCGCTCGCTCTTTCATGTGCGGTTTGGGCTGCCGGCCCTCAAGAAGCTCCAGATCCTCTTTAGCGGCGGCATCGAGCTGTACAACCTGGTGAGCACCGAAGCATCCTCGCTCTACAATATCTGCGATGAAGTCTACCTGGCCGATCTGACCCAGCCCGAAGCGACCGAGCTGATCGCCGAGGGTCTGCGGCAGCTCGGCGTGCCTGACGATGATGCGGCTGCGTTGGGTATGGCTGTGTATGCCCGCGCTGCCGGCCACCCCTACCTCACGCAGCGGCTGGGCAGCTTGCTCGAGCGGGCCGATCACGCCGGCCAGCCGCTTAACGCCACAGTGCTTGCGGAAGCCGAGCGGACGCTCCGCAGCGGCGACTCACTACTGCGCCGCATCCGCGACGACCTGCTGGAGCACGCGCTGGAGCCGGCCGCGCGCCGCCTGCTGACCGACCCGCCACGCTTTACCCGGCTCGACGACGAGATGACCCGGCTGGAGCTGATTGGGCTGGCCAAACCCAACGGCGAGCGCTGGGCGCCGCGCAACCTGTTGCTGGCCGATGTGTTCTCTGAGCGGCTTGGTGTGCTGCCAGCGCCGCCTCAGCCAGCCGCGCCGCACCAGACAGCGCCGCCTGGCGTAGCCCCTTCTGCAGCGGAGCGTCTGCCAGAAGCAACCGCCGCCACACCAAAGGCTCAAGCGCCAGCGGCCGCAGCTAGGCCGGCTGCTCGCGAGCCGATCGCAACGGCGCCAACGCCAGCACCAAAAGCCCAGCCTACGCAACCAGCGGCTCGGCGGACGCGCTCCGCCTCCCTACTCATTCCTGAGCTGGTGTATGTGCCGGCTGGCGTGTTCCTGATGGGCAGCAGCGCTACGGACACGCTAGCCCGTGATAATGAGAAACCTCAGCATCAGCTGGAGTTGCCGGACTACTGGATTGGCACGACGCCGGTCACCAATGCGCAGTTTGGGCTCTTTGTTGATGAGCACGGATACAGCAATCAAGCGTACTGGATTGCAGCCGGCTGGCAGTGGCGTGAATCTGAGAAAATAACCAGGCCCGCTTACTGGGGTGATACAAAGTGGAATGGTGCCGAGTACCCAGTTGTCGGCGTGAGCTGGTATGAAGCAGTAGCCTACTGTCGCTGGCTGAGCATGCAAACCGGCCAGCGGTTCCGGCTGCCCAGCGAGGCTGAGTGGGAGAAGGCTGCCCGTGGCACCGATAGGCGCATCTGGCCCTGGGGGAATGAGTGGGAAGCGAAGCGCGCAAATAGCAAAGAAGCAGGGCTTGGCAAAACCACACCGGTCGGCCAGTATCCCGGCGGCGCCAGCCCGTATGGCGCGCTGGACATGGCCGGCAATGTCTGGGAGTGGTGCGCGACCAGGTGGGGTAAGCCGTACCCGTATCAGATCGAGGACGAGTGGCAGGCGGCCTACCTGACGGCTAACAATAATCCTGTTATTCGCGGAGGCTCGTGGTACAACGAGCAACAATATGTGCGCGCGCCGTACCGCTTCAGCTTCCTCCCGCGCCACCGCAGCTTCAGTATCGGGTTGCGGGTCGCCAGTCATTCTCGGCCTGATTCTGGCTCCTGA
- a CDS encoding CsbD family protein — protein sequence MNWDIIAGKWAQLKGEARTQWGKLTDDDWEQIAGKRDKLAGRLQERYGWTRENAEREVDAFFERYER from the coding sequence ATGAACTGGGATATTATCGCGGGAAAGTGGGCGCAGCTTAAGGGTGAGGCGCGCACTCAGTGGGGCAAGCTCACCGACGATGACTGGGAGCAGATCGCCGGTAAGCGCGATAAGCTTGCGGGGCGCCTACAGGAGCGTTACGGCTGGACTCGCGAGAATGCTGAGCGCGAAGTAGACGCGTTCTTCGAACGCTACGAGCGCTAA
- a CDS encoding SUMF1/EgtB/PvdO family nonheme iron enzyme, whose translation MTQPRNPFTRTGALAMHDPLFLGRAAELAQLEQACLNDHKSFMLVYGGRQNGKTSLLLRLEASLRERLPERVRVCRVDFQDIPRVTTNAAFQHLIAELRRNLPHLPPAPATAGIPELRGFLEQALAGDEVSRLVLLLDELARLPEATREDLAHVIRALHTHRLVSPALAKTQFILAGGLELYNLAIVQASTLRNVCEIVRLGDLREADAVALIAEGLALIGVAHEQARLLGRAVYLRVAGHPYLTQRVGSLLAEAYLGGQALDEGLVEELCWGLLDEDDALLEHLRRSLAELQLEDAARRLLTASQRTSATDDYTARLELLGLARRAGRSWAPRSPLLAVALADWLGLAMPNGQTLSEAATMAQRAAQAGYIRDLKLEQAATAQRAMHAASAAEQVRLQRRANDLADEINRLEAAQATPAAPVAVPAAQPPAPPQPAEPHQTAPPGVAPSAAERLPEATAATPKAQAPAAAARPAAREPIATAPTPAPKAQHTQPMARRARSASLLVPELVHVPAGPFLMGSSDTDELAYADEKPQHQLELPDYWIGKTPITNAQFRPFVEGDGYRNQAYWIASGWQWRQAEKVIKPEFWDEATWNGAEYPVVGVSWFEAVAYCRWLSAQTGQEFRLPSEAEWEKAARGTDGRIWPWGNRWEAKRANSKEAGHGQTTPVGQYPAGASPYGALDMAGNVWEWCATKWGKPYPYQIEDEWQGAYLAATDFLVLRGGSWYNEQQYVRAPSRGSDLPRYRFDVRGLRVASHSRPDSGS comes from the coding sequence ATGACTCAACCACGCAATCCATTTACCCGCACCGGCGCGCTGGCGATGCACGACCCGCTGTTTCTTGGGCGGGCCGCCGAGCTGGCGCAGCTAGAGCAAGCCTGCCTGAACGACCACAAATCGTTTATGCTGGTCTATGGCGGGCGCCAAAATGGCAAGACTAGCCTGCTGCTACGGCTGGAGGCCAGCTTGCGCGAGCGCCTGCCCGAGCGCGTGCGAGTCTGCCGGGTCGATTTCCAGGACATCCCGCGCGTGACGACCAACGCCGCCTTCCAGCACCTGATCGCGGAGCTGCGCCGAAACCTGCCGCATCTCCCGCCCGCGCCGGCGACGGCTGGCATCCCCGAGCTGCGTGGCTTCCTTGAGCAGGCGCTGGCCGGCGATGAGGTGAGCCGCCTGGTGCTGCTATTGGATGAGCTGGCGCGCCTGCCCGAGGCCACCCGTGAGGATCTGGCCCACGTCATTCGTGCACTGCACACCCATCGGCTGGTCAGCCCGGCGCTGGCCAAGACCCAGTTTATCCTGGCGGGCGGGCTCGAGCTGTATAACCTCGCGATCGTGCAGGCCTCGACGCTGCGGAATGTCTGCGAGATCGTGCGCCTGGGCGATCTGCGCGAGGCCGACGCGGTCGCGCTGATCGCCGAGGGTCTGGCCCTGATTGGCGTTGCCCATGAGCAAGCCAGGCTGCTTGGTCGCGCGGTCTATCTGCGAGTGGCCGGACACCCCTACCTGACGCAGCGGGTCGGCAGCCTGCTGGCCGAAGCGTATCTCGGCGGCCAGGCGCTCGACGAGGGGCTGGTTGAGGAGCTGTGCTGGGGGCTGCTCGACGAGGACGATGCGCTGCTTGAGCATCTGCGGCGCAGCCTGGCCGAGCTACAGCTTGAAGATGCGGCCCGGCGGCTACTTACCGCCAGCCAACGCACCAGCGCCACCGACGATTACACCGCCCGGCTGGAGCTGCTGGGCCTGGCCCGGCGCGCCGGCCGCAGCTGGGCACCGCGCAGCCCGCTGCTGGCGGTAGCCCTGGCCGACTGGCTCGGCCTCGCTATGCCAAATGGGCAGACGCTGAGTGAGGCCGCCACCATGGCCCAGCGTGCAGCCCAGGCAGGCTACATCCGTGATTTGAAGCTCGAGCAGGCCGCGACCGCGCAGCGTGCTATGCATGCAGCCAGCGCCGCCGAGCAAGTGCGGCTCCAGCGGCGTGCCAATGATCTAGCCGACGAGATCAACCGGCTCGAAGCCGCTCAGGCCACGCCAGCAGCCCCGGTGGCAGTGCCGGCGGCTCAACCGCCAGCGCCGCCCCAGCCAGCCGAGCCGCACCAGACAGCGCCGCCTGGCGTAGCCCCTTCTGCAGCGGAGCGTCTGCCAGAAGCAACCGCCGCCACACCAAAGGCTCAAGCGCCAGCGGCCGCAGCTAGGCCGGCTGCTCGCGAGCCGATCGCAACGGCGCCAACGCCAGCACCGAAAGCCCAGCATACGCAACCAATGGCTCGTCGGGCACGCTCCGCGTCCCTGCTTGTTCCTGAGCTAGTGCATGTGCCGGCCGGCCCATTCCTGATGGGTAGCAGCGATACGGACGAGCTGGCTTATGCTGATGAAAAGCCACAGCATCAACTGGAGCTGCCAGACTACTGGATCGGCAAGACACCGATCACCAATGCGCAGTTCCGGCCATTTGTCGAAGGCGACGGCTACCGTAATCAAGCGTATTGGATTGCGTCCGGCTGGCAATGGCGCCAAGCTGAGAAGGTTATCAAACCTGAATTCTGGGATGAAGCAACGTGGAATGGTGCCGAGTACCCGGTCGTCGGCGTGAGCTGGTTCGAGGCGGTGGCCTACTGCCGCTGGCTGAGCGCGCAGACCGGCCAGGAGTTCCGGCTACCCAGCGAGGCCGAGTGGGAGAAGGCCGCTCGTGGCACTGATGGGCGCATCTGGCCATGGGGTAATCGCTGGGAAGCAAAGCGTGCAAATAGCAAAGAGGCTGGGCATGGCCAAACCACGCCGGTCGGCCAGTATCCCGCCGGCGCCTCGCCCTATGGCGCGCTGGACATGGCTGGCAATGTGTGGGAGTGGTGCGCGACAAAGTGGGGTAAGCCGTACCCGTATCAGATCGAGGATGAGTGGCAGGGAGCGTATCTGGCGGCGACTGACTTTCTGGTTCTTCGGGGTGGTTCATGGTACAACGAGCAACAATACGTGCGCGCGCCGTCCCGCGGCAGCGACCTCCCGCGCTACCGCTTCGACGTTCGAGGGTTGCGGGTCGCCAGTCATTCTCGGCCTGATTCTGGCTCCTGA